A window of Flavobacterium flavigenum contains these coding sequences:
- a CDS encoding CmpA/NrtA family ABC transporter substrate-binding protein → MKKINTLTKTILTLLVVVSASFSEITAQNDPVKLGFIPLTDCSPIVMAKELGLFKKYGVEVVVTKESSWANVRDKILTGELDGAHCLYSMPFSVYTGVGGKAGSEMKIAMMLNVNGQAISLSKDFCGKVGFKQMNKVAPVVAAKLKAEKEVTFAMTFPGGTHDLWLRNWMAIAGINQKTSKIITIPPPQMVANMKVGNMDGFCVGEPWGGVAVKQGIGFTQVASQDIWKDHPEKALVVNKEFSEKRRTDLVKVMKAVLEACIWLDNPANRKKAAGIIGKAPYVNAPADVIENRLMGNYDLGCNQGTQVYAKDYMLFYKGGMVNYPRKSYAIWAMAQFVRFGYLKEAPNYKAIADKLILQDLYEEVAKSMKVKVPNDDMKPFSLTMDKTVFDPSNPAGYLKVVKK, encoded by the coding sequence ATGAAAAAAATAAACACACTCACAAAAACTATATTGACTTTGCTAGTAGTCGTATCAGCTTCTTTTTCGGAGATAACAGCACAAAATGACCCGGTAAAACTAGGATTTATTCCGCTGACAGATTGTTCGCCGATTGTAATGGCAAAAGAATTGGGATTATTTAAAAAATACGGTGTTGAAGTCGTAGTAACGAAAGAATCATCATGGGCAAATGTTCGTGATAAAATTTTAACCGGAGAATTAGACGGAGCGCACTGTCTGTATTCAATGCCATTTTCGGTTTACACAGGGGTAGGAGGAAAAGCAGGTTCTGAAATGAAGATCGCGATGATGCTAAATGTAAATGGTCAGGCGATTTCACTTTCAAAAGATTTTTGCGGAAAAGTAGGCTTCAAGCAAATGAATAAAGTTGCACCGGTTGTGGCAGCAAAACTAAAAGCCGAAAAAGAAGTGACTTTTGCGATGACTTTCCCCGGAGGGACACACGATTTATGGTTGCGTAACTGGATGGCAATTGCGGGGATCAATCAAAAGACATCAAAAATTATTACTATTCCGCCTCCGCAAATGGTGGCCAATATGAAGGTAGGCAACATGGATGGTTTTTGTGTGGGAGAGCCATGGGGCGGAGTTGCCGTAAAGCAGGGAATTGGTTTTACACAGGTGGCCTCTCAGGACATTTGGAAAGACCATCCTGAAAAAGCTTTGGTTGTCAACAAAGAATTCAGCGAAAAACGCAGAACTGATCTTGTAAAAGTGATGAAAGCTGTTTTAGAAGCCTGCATCTGGTTAGATAATCCTGCTAACCGTAAAAAAGCAGCCGGAATTATCGGGAAAGCACCTTATGTAAATGCTCCTGCAGATGTTATCGAAAACCGATTAATGGGTAATTACGATTTAGGATGTAATCAGGGAACGCAGGTTTATGCTAAAGATTATATGCTTTTTTACAAAGGCGGAATGGTAAATTATCCTCGTAAATCATATGCTATTTGGGCAATGGCACAATTTGTACGATTCGGTTATTTGAAAGAAGCTCCTAATTATAAAGCGATTGCAGATAAATTAATATTACAGGATTTATATGAAGAAGTAGCTAAAAGCATGAAAGTAAAAGTGCCAAATGATGATATGAAGCCATTCTCTTTAACTATGGACAAAACTGTTTTTGACCCTTCAAACCCAGCAGGATATTTAAAAGTAGTAAAAAAATAA
- the ntrB gene encoding nitrate ABC transporter permease — protein sequence MSDKDTLTLSDISGQAEVLTAENINDSVKNEKLNLLISQLAVKLKSTALAGIGILFFIGFWTLLSIYTKDALPGPLATFTVLKEMLSDPFYDYGPNDKGIGLQLFNSIKTVLSGFLLGSLIAIPIGILMGASAICKQIFYPIVQLLKPVSPLAWFPIGLVVFKDTGLATIFIVFITSLWSTLINTSFGIASIPQDHKNVAKAFGFSKMRYLTKILIPYSLPHIITGLRLSISVAWLVIVAGEMLSGGAGIGFFVWDSWNALSLEKVISAIIIIGIVGLLFDKLFTFIETKVAYKA from the coding sequence ATGTCAGATAAAGATACATTAACACTAAGTGATATTAGCGGTCAGGCTGAGGTTCTGACGGCTGAAAACATCAATGATTCAGTAAAAAACGAGAAGTTAAATTTACTCATCAGCCAATTGGCAGTGAAATTAAAATCGACAGCATTAGCAGGAATTGGAATCCTGTTTTTTATAGGCTTCTGGACTTTGTTAAGCATTTATACCAAAGATGCGCTTCCGGGACCTTTGGCTACTTTTACTGTTTTGAAAGAAATGCTGAGCGATCCGTTTTACGATTACGGTCCGAATGACAAAGGAATCGGATTACAGTTATTCAATTCCATAAAAACTGTTTTGTCCGGATTTTTATTAGGCTCTTTAATAGCGATTCCGATTGGGATTTTGATGGGAGCAAGCGCCATCTGCAAACAAATTTTCTATCCGATTGTACAGCTTTTAAAACCGGTTTCGCCTTTAGCCTGGTTCCCAATCGGACTGGTGGTTTTTAAAGATACCGGACTGGCGACTATTTTTATCGTTTTCATCACATCGTTGTGGTCTACTTTAATCAATACTTCTTTCGGGATAGCTTCAATTCCACAGGATCACAAAAACGTGGCAAAAGCTTTTGGCTTTTCAAAAATGCGTTATTTAACCAAAATTTTAATTCCGTACAGCCTGCCTCACATCATTACAGGGTTGCGTTTGAGTATCAGTGTTGCCTGGCTGGTAATTGTTGCAGGGGAAATGCTTTCTGGAGGAGCAGGAATTGGATTTTTTGTCTGGGACAGTTGGAATGCCCTTAGCCTGGAAAAAGTAATTTCTGCTATTATCATCATCGGAATCGTAGGACTTCTGTTTGATAAATTATTCACTTTCATTGAAACTAAAGTGGCTTATAAAGCTTAA
- a CDS encoding ABC transporter ATP-binding protein produces the protein MSYLEIKNLEISFPTPKGKYIAVRDINLSIQKGEIISIIGHSGCGKSTIMNAIGGMLTPTGGSVELANQKIKGPGPDRGIVFQNYSLLPWLTVEENIFQAVDSVMSVSKKEKHEIVIQNLKMVNLFEHKDKLPGQLSGGMKQRVAIARAFAINPGVLLLDEPFGALDALTKGSMQLEVLKLWNLNNREKTIVMITHDIEEALFLSDRIVVLNNGPASTIREIVEVNLPRPRNKIEIVKMPEYIALRDRLLHLLTDKFSIEDMGMKYQN, from the coding sequence ATGAGCTACTTAGAAATAAAAAATTTAGAAATATCATTCCCAACCCCAAAAGGAAAATATATAGCCGTTCGGGATATTAATTTATCAATTCAAAAAGGAGAAATTATCTCTATCATTGGACATTCGGGCTGTGGGAAATCAACGATTATGAATGCGATTGGCGGAATGCTGACCCCAACCGGAGGATCTGTTGAACTGGCCAATCAAAAAATAAAAGGCCCGGGACCGGATCGTGGTATTGTTTTTCAAAACTACTCACTTCTGCCATGGCTGACTGTAGAAGAAAATATTTTTCAGGCAGTTGATTCTGTAATGAGTGTTTCTAAAAAAGAAAAACATGAAATCGTGATTCAGAACCTAAAGATGGTGAATTTATTTGAACACAAGGACAAATTGCCGGGACAGCTTTCGGGTGGAATGAAACAGCGTGTTGCCATTGCAAGGGCATTTGCTATTAATCCTGGCGTTTTGCTTCTCGATGAACCGTTTGGTGCTTTGGATGCTTTGACGAAAGGCTCTATGCAACTGGAAGTTTTAAAATTATGGAATCTGAACAACCGTGAAAAAACAATCGTGATGATTACCCATGATATCGAAGAAGCTCTGTTTTTATCTGATAGAATCGTAGTTTTGAATAATGGTCCGGCTTCAACAATCCGCGAAATTGTTGAAGTGAACCTGCCAAGACCAAGAAACAAAATTGAAATTGTAAAAATGCCTGAATACATCGCCTTAAGAGACCGATTGTTACATTTATTGACCGATAAATTCTCTATTGAAGATATGGGGATGAAATATCAGAATTAA
- a CDS encoding alpha/beta hydrolase, whose amino-acid sequence MAKSKTIVLLHGMFVNNNSWSEWETYFQQKGFNVYAPPISGHEGDPYRLRKTLHPELVETGFVDVVNKMARFIDRLPEKPLVIGHSMAGLVVQKLLDLGKADAAVSINGAPPKNVIPPFSTIKMVWPAVNFFSRRKYYLGNRDWYNRAFFNTLQKSEQNKAYELIAVPESRKIGREALLKSFANVDFKKPHQPILFIGGGKDNIFPPDLTKKIAGKYKDPHSTVDVKIFDEKSHFICGEKGWEEVADYILNWYTNL is encoded by the coding sequence ATGGCAAAATCAAAAACGATCGTATTGTTACACGGTATGTTCGTGAATAATAACAGCTGGTCTGAATGGGAAACTTATTTTCAGCAAAAGGGGTTCAATGTTTATGCACCGCCCATCTCAGGTCATGAGGGAGATCCCTACAGACTTAGAAAAACTCTTCATCCTGAACTTGTTGAAACAGGTTTTGTTGATGTCGTAAACAAAATGGCAAGATTTATTGACAGATTGCCGGAAAAACCACTTGTTATCGGACATTCGATGGCGGGTCTGGTAGTACAAAAACTGCTTGACCTGGGCAAAGCAGATGCCGCGGTAAGTATCAACGGAGCACCTCCAAAAAATGTTATTCCCCCATTTTCAACTATAAAAATGGTATGGCCTGCAGTAAATTTCTTTTCCAGAAGAAAGTATTATTTAGGAAACAGAGATTGGTATAATAGGGCATTTTTCAATACACTTCAAAAATCAGAACAAAATAAAGCCTATGAATTAATAGCTGTACCGGAAAGCAGGAAAATTGGAAGGGAAGCGCTCCTGAAATCTTTTGCAAATGTAGATTTTAAAAAACCTCATCAGCCAATTTTGTTTATCGGAGGGGGAAAAGACAATATATTTCCGCCTGATTTGACTAAAAAGATTGCTGGTAAATACAAAGATCCTCACAGTACGGTGGATGTAAAGATTTTTGATGAAAAAAGCCATTTTATATGTGGCGAAAAAGGCTGGGAAGAAGTGGCAGATTATATTTTGAATTGGTACACCAATTTATAA
- a CDS encoding class I SAM-dependent methyltransferase: MTSPWTQRWDDRYSNEEFAYGEEPNNYLKEQLEKLNSGTILFPAEGEGRNAVFAARSGWIVDAFDISTEGKNKALKLAETNNVTIRYQVGELESLNYQTEEFDAIALIYAHFPAEIKSATHKQLDKYLRKGGIIIFEAFSKKHLEYLAKNDKVGGPKDVESLFSIEEIKTDFPDYEIIELVEKEIELNEGLFHNGKGSVIRFVGKK; this comes from the coding sequence ATGACAAGCCCTTGGACCCAAAGATGGGACGATCGCTACAGTAACGAAGAATTTGCTTATGGCGAAGAACCTAACAATTACCTAAAAGAACAGCTTGAAAAATTAAACTCCGGAACCATACTTTTCCCTGCTGAAGGAGAAGGTCGAAATGCCGTTTTTGCAGCCCGATCAGGGTGGATTGTTGATGCTTTTGACATTAGTACCGAAGGAAAAAACAAAGCATTAAAACTGGCTGAGACCAATAATGTTACGATTCGTTATCAGGTAGGAGAATTAGAATCCCTTAATTATCAGACGGAAGAATTTGATGCGATTGCGCTGATATATGCACACTTTCCGGCAGAAATAAAATCGGCCACTCATAAACAACTTGATAAATATTTACGCAAGGGCGGAATAATCATTTTTGAAGCATTCAGTAAAAAACATCTTGAATATCTGGCTAAGAATGATAAAGTTGGAGGTCCTAAAGATGTTGAGTCTTTGTTTTCAATCGAAGAAATCAAAACTGACTTTCCTGATTACGAAATTATTGAATTAGTGGAAAAAGAAATCGAACTGAACGAAGGCTTGTTTCATAATGGAAAAGGTTCTGTGATTCGTTTTGTAGGGAAAAAATAA
- a CDS encoding response regulator transcription factor, with amino-acid sequence MGDIIRVVLADDHVFVRDGIKSLLENEANIEVVGEAIDGADALEVVTASKPDLLIVDIRMPNLTGIEVVEKLRNDNNTVKIIMLSMHESEEYVLKSIKAGADGYLLKGSSKDEFMKALHTVANGGKYFSGDISSILIGQLTNSSLSAEPKQNLGEEMMITKREKEILTLLLSGKGNKEIAEALDISKRTAEVHRFNLMKKLKVKNLMELSNKAAEYSLL; translated from the coding sequence ATGGGGGATATTATTCGGGTTGTACTAGCAGACGACCATGTTTTTGTAAGAGACGGAATCAAATCTTTACTTGAAAATGAAGCAAACATAGAAGTTGTTGGGGAGGCAATTGATGGTGCCGATGCGCTTGAAGTTGTTACTGCCAGCAAACCCGATTTACTTATAGTAGATATCCGTATGCCCAACTTAACCGGTATTGAAGTAGTAGAAAAACTTAGAAACGATAATAACACTGTAAAAATTATTATGCTTTCGATGCATGAATCTGAGGAATATGTATTAAAATCTATAAAAGCTGGTGCTGACGGTTATTTGCTGAAAGGTTCCAGCAAAGATGAATTCATGAAAGCATTGCATACAGTAGCCAATGGCGGCAAATATTTCAGCGGAGATATCTCTTCTATTTTAATTGGCCAGTTAACTAATTCTTCACTTTCAGCAGAACCAAAACAAAATTTGGGTGAAGAAATGATGATCACCAAAAGAGAAAAAGAAATTTTGACTCTCTTATTATCAGGAAAAGGAAATAAAGAAATTGCTGAAGCATTAGATATCAGTAAACGTACTGCTGAAGTACACCGTTTTAATTTAATGAAAAAACTAAAGGTTAAAAACTTAATGGAATTATCTAATAAAGCAGCTGAATATTCTTTACTATAG
- a CDS encoding peptidase U32 family protein, with protein sequence MKKKIEILAPARDLIGGMAAINSGADAVYIGAPQFGARSNANNSIEDVAALVKYAHLFYAQVFVVMNTILYDNELETCRSMIWELYDIGVDALIIQDMAIMEMDLPPIVLHASTQANNRDKDKIKFLKDAGIKRVVLARELNLHQIKEIYDHADVELEFFVTGALCVSFSGNCYMSVANGERSANRGSCAQNCRLPYNLIDGNGETLIKNSHLLSIKDLDVSDQIPNLIEAGIVSFKIEGRLKDVAYVKNNVSYLRQKLDSYLEGSDKYTKASSGKCTYTFDSSLNRTFNRGYTDYFVNERHASIGSWESPKSKGQYIGKLIRTIGGAYEIENGELLNNGDGLCFINENNEADGIYVNKAENGKVYPNVLKEIKDGTFIYRNNDTAFIKIVEREDSAIRKIGTTLLLTENENGFELIATDEDGNVSTVKLEHPKEQTKNGESIAENFKVQLAKTGFTPYSADEIDVVFSQNWFLPISKINEMRRNVFEQLSEIRLANYKREEHQLVKTSHPYPETKLDFMYNVSNKTARKFYERHGVTEIEKAFELQWDPGKSRVMTTKYCIKYELKKCPIHQKDIVGTKVKEPLVLKQGELEYKLKFNCKPCEMEIWEKDAEFEIEEDHFH encoded by the coding sequence ATGAAGAAGAAAATAGAAATATTAGCTCCGGCCAGGGATTTAATTGGCGGAATGGCAGCTATTAACAGCGGTGCAGATGCAGTATATATTGGAGCGCCACAATTCGGAGCCCGATCTAATGCCAACAACTCTATTGAAGATGTTGCGGCATTGGTAAAATATGCACACTTATTTTACGCTCAGGTTTTTGTGGTAATGAACACCATTTTGTACGACAACGAACTTGAAACGTGTCGTTCAATGATTTGGGAATTATACGACATTGGTGTTGATGCCCTGATTATTCAGGATATGGCGATTATGGAAATGGACTTGCCTCCTATTGTACTTCACGCCAGTACTCAGGCCAATAATCGTGACAAAGACAAAATAAAATTCCTTAAAGATGCGGGAATCAAACGTGTGGTTTTAGCACGTGAACTGAATTTGCATCAAATTAAAGAAATATACGATCATGCTGATGTTGAACTGGAATTCTTCGTAACCGGAGCATTATGTGTGTCATTTAGCGGAAACTGTTACATGAGTGTGGCAAACGGGGAACGCAGCGCCAATCGTGGTTCCTGCGCCCAAAATTGTCGTTTACCGTATAACTTAATTGACGGAAACGGAGAGACTTTAATCAAAAACAGTCACTTGCTTTCTATAAAAGATTTAGACGTTTCAGATCAGATTCCGAATTTAATTGAAGCCGGAATTGTTTCTTTTAAAATTGAAGGCCGTCTTAAAGATGTGGCTTATGTTAAAAACAACGTATCCTATTTACGTCAGAAATTAGACAGTTATTTAGAAGGAAGCGACAAATACACTAAAGCTTCTTCCGGAAAATGTACGTATACTTTCGACTCCTCTTTAAACAGAACTTTCAACCGTGGTTATACTGATTATTTCGTAAACGAAAGACACGCTAGTATTGGTTCCTGGGAAAGTCCAAAATCAAAAGGACAGTATATTGGTAAACTAATCCGAACTATCGGAGGTGCTTACGAAATCGAAAACGGCGAATTACTAAACAACGGTGACGGACTTTGCTTCATCAACGAAAACAATGAAGCAGACGGAATTTATGTAAACAAAGCCGAAAACGGAAAAGTGTATCCAAACGTTTTAAAAGAAATCAAAGACGGAACTTTCATTTATCGCAACAACGATACTGCTTTTATCAAAATTGTTGAAAGAGAAGACAGCGCCATCCGTAAAATCGGAACAACTTTACTGCTTACCGAAAACGAAAATGGTTTCGAATTAATCGCAACCGATGAAGACGGAAACGTAAGCACCGTAAAATTAGAGCATCCAAAAGAACAAACAAAAAACGGTGAATCAATTGCAGAAAACTTCAAAGTGCAATTGGCAAAAACAGGTTTCACACCTTACAGCGCCGATGAAATTGATGTTGTGTTTTCTCAAAACTGGTTCCTTCCTATTTCGAAAATCAACGAAATGCGAAGAAATGTTTTCGAACAATTATCAGAAATTCGTTTGGCAAATTACAAACGTGAAGAACATCAATTGGTGAAAACGTCGCATCCTTATCCGGAAACGAAACTGGATTTTATGTACAACGTTTCCAACAAAACAGCTCGTAAATTTTACGAACGCCACGGTGTTACCGAAATCGAAAAAGCATTCGAATTACAATGGGACCCAGGAAAATCTCGTGTAATGACCACAAAATATTGCATTAAATACGAATTAAAAAAATGTCCGATACACCAAAAGGACATTGTAGGTACCAAAGTTAAAGAACCATTAGTATTAAAACAGGGCGAATTAGAATACAAACTAAAATTCAATTGCAAGCCCTGCGAAATGGAAATCTGGGAAAAAGATGCGGAATTTGAGATTGAAGAAGATCATTTTCACTAA
- a CDS encoding ferritin-like domain-containing protein produces MIHTDETTKEAVKTLEGLISILEDGKLGYTNAAEHVENAAMKTEFLEFARERALFIVELQDEINKLGKSTDTSGGGPLGALHRTWIDIKSSFTGGDTEAIINACVTGEEAAIEKYKKALEENHLEYNQVNIVSKQLNSIQNTLSLIKMKAN; encoded by the coding sequence ATGATACATACAGATGAAACTACAAAAGAAGCAGTTAAAACTTTAGAAGGATTAATTTCAATTCTTGAAGACGGAAAACTAGGTTATACCAACGCAGCCGAGCATGTAGAAAATGCTGCAATGAAAACTGAATTTCTTGAATTCGCACGTGAAAGAGCCTTATTTATTGTTGAATTGCAAGATGAAATCAACAAACTTGGAAAATCAACAGACACTTCTGGCGGAGGACCATTAGGAGCACTTCACAGAACCTGGATTGACATTAAATCTTCTTTTACAGGCGGAGATACAGAAGCAATTATCAATGCCTGCGTTACCGGAGAAGAAGCTGCTATCGAAAAATACAAAAAAGCACTGGAAGAAAACCATCTTGAATACAATCAGGTTAACATCGTTTCAAAACAATTGAACAGTATTCAAAATACTTTGTCATTAATTAAAATGAAAGCCAATTAA
- a CDS encoding pyridoxal phosphate-dependent aminotransferase — MNHILSDRINNLATSQTLAMAALARELKAQGKDIISLSLGEPDFNTPDFIKEAAKKAIDDNYSTYSPVDGYQDLKEAICRKFKRDNGLEYKPSQIVVSTGAKQSLYNIAQVMLNDGDEVILPAPYWVSYFEIVKLSGGVPVEVPTSVETDFKITPEQLEAAITPKTKMMWFSSPCNPSGSVYSREELTALAKVLEKHPNIYVVADEIYEHINFSGTFCSIGSIPGMLEKTITVNGVAKAFAMTGYRIGYIGAPEFIAKACTKIQGQVTSGANSVAQRATITAVDADPSVLNEMVQAFHGRRDLVVGLLKEIPGVKINVPEGAFYVFPDVSSFFGKTLKGHEIKDANDVSMYLLAEANVATVTGDAFGNPNCIRFSYATSNDILTEALRRIKEALTA; from the coding sequence ATGAACCATATTCTTTCAGACAGAATTAACAATTTAGCTACTTCGCAGACTTTAGCGATGGCTGCATTAGCCCGTGAGCTAAAAGCACAAGGAAAAGACATTATCAGTTTAAGTTTAGGTGAGCCTGATTTCAATACGCCTGACTTCATCAAAGAAGCTGCAAAAAAAGCAATCGACGACAATTACAGTACATATTCTCCTGTTGACGGATACCAGGATTTAAAAGAAGCTATCTGCAGAAAATTCAAAAGAGACAATGGTTTAGAATACAAACCATCTCAGATTGTAGTTTCTACAGGAGCAAAACAATCATTATACAACATTGCACAAGTAATGTTAAACGATGGTGACGAGGTAATTTTACCAGCACCATACTGGGTTTCTTATTTCGAAATCGTAAAACTTTCAGGCGGAGTTCCTGTTGAAGTTCCAACTTCAGTAGAAACAGATTTCAAAATCACTCCTGAGCAATTAGAAGCTGCCATCACACCAAAAACAAAAATGATGTGGTTCTCTTCTCCATGTAATCCTTCAGGATCTGTTTACAGCAGAGAAGAATTAACAGCTTTAGCTAAAGTGTTAGAAAAACACCCAAATATTTACGTAGTTGCGGACGAAATCTATGAACACATCAATTTCTCAGGAACGTTCTGCAGTATCGGTTCTATCCCGGGAATGTTAGAAAAAACAATTACTGTAAACGGAGTTGCAAAAGCATTCGCCATGACAGGATACAGAATTGGTTACATCGGAGCTCCGGAGTTTATCGCAAAAGCATGTACAAAAATTCAGGGACAAGTAACTTCTGGTGCAAATTCTGTTGCACAAAGAGCTACAATTACAGCTGTAGATGCTGATCCAAGTGTATTAAACGAAATGGTTCAGGCTTTCCACGGACGTAGGGATTTAGTGGTTGGTTTATTAAAAGAAATTCCGGGTGTAAAAATCAACGTTCCGGAAGGAGCGTTCTACGTATTCCCAGACGTTTCTTCTTTCTTCGGAAAAACATTAAAAGGGCACGAAATTAAAGATGCAAACGATGTTTCTATGTACCTTTTAGCAGAAGCAAACGTAGCAACTGTAACAGGAGACGCTTTCGGAAATCCAAACTGTATCCGTTTCTCTTATGCAACAAGCAACGATATTTTAACAGAAGCATTACGCAGAATCAAAGAAGCTTTGACTGCATAA
- a CDS encoding fatty acid desaturase family protein, with the protein MNNTAPTFSKQDNLKFFRTLNSRVNNYFKENNIQKTGNWKLHLKAIILFSVFLTPYFLILAIDMPFWAQLLLNIVMGIAMAGIGMNVMHDGNHGSYSSKSWINKIMGGSIYILAGNVHNWQVQHNVLHHTYTNIHGHDEDLDAGRIIRFTQNAEWRRFHKFQHYYSFFLYGLLTFNWALTTDFKQMKDYIKRKLSYGAPQSPTKLWTVLVITKIIYAMIWMVLPMVLGVTWWKVVVGFFVMHYTAGLILSIVFQLAHVVEETSNPVPNEEGEIENTWAIHQLYTTANFAPKNKIVNWFTGGLNHQIEHHIFPNISHIHYGKIAEIVKQTAKECNLPYYEFKTMRGAIWAHYKHLKDLGAKPEFA; encoded by the coding sequence ATGAATAATACCGCACCAACATTTTCAAAGCAGGATAATCTTAAGTTTTTCAGAACACTTAACTCACGGGTAAACAATTACTTCAAGGAAAACAATATCCAAAAAACCGGAAACTGGAAGTTACACTTAAAGGCGATTATTCTTTTTTCTGTTTTTCTTACGCCTTATTTTTTAATTCTGGCAATTGATATGCCTTTCTGGGCTCAACTATTATTAAACATTGTCATGGGAATCGCTATGGCAGGAATTGGAATGAATGTAATGCATGATGGAAATCACGGCTCTTATTCTTCTAAATCATGGATCAATAAAATCATGGGCGGAAGCATTTATATTCTGGCCGGAAATGTTCATAACTGGCAGGTTCAGCATAATGTACTGCACCATACTTATACCAATATTCACGGTCATGATGAAGATTTGGATGCCGGCAGAATTATTCGCTTTACGCAAAATGCAGAATGGCGTCGTTTTCATAAATTCCAACATTATTATTCTTTCTTTTTATACGGATTACTGACTTTTAATTGGGCTTTAACAACCGATTTTAAGCAAATGAAAGATTATATAAAAAGAAAATTATCATACGGAGCTCCACAAAGTCCAACCAAACTATGGACCGTTTTGGTCATTACAAAAATTATCTACGCAATGATCTGGATGGTTTTACCAATGGTTTTAGGTGTAACATGGTGGAAAGTAGTAGTTGGTTTTTTTGTGATGCATTATACTGCCGGATTAATTTTGAGTATCGTTTTTCAATTGGCACACGTTGTTGAGGAAACTTCAAATCCAGTTCCAAATGAAGAAGGGGAAATTGAAAATACCTGGGCAATTCACCAATTGTACACTACAGCTAACTTTGCTCCAAAAAACAAAATCGTAAACTGGTTTACCGGCGGATTAAATCATCAGATCGAGCATCATATTTTTCCAAATATCAGCCATATCCACTACGGAAAAATTGCTGAAATCGTAAAACAAACAGCCAAAGAATGCAATTTGCCTTATTATGAATTCAAGACCATGAGAGGCGCAATCTGGGCTCATTACAAGCATTTAAAAGATCTCGGAGCAAAACCTGAGTTTGCATAA
- the rsmG gene encoding 16S rRNA (guanine(527)-N(7))-methyltransferase RsmG, whose translation MDEILKYFPDLTDIQIEQFQKLDFLYHDWNEKINVISRKDIDSLYIKHILHSLGIAKIMKFEPGATVLDVGTGGGFPGIPLAILFPETRFYLIDVIAKKIRVVQGVVDALELKNVKAEQKRAELVKGDFDFIVSRAVTNMPDFVSWIHDKIKKQHKHTLKNGILYLKGGDLTEELKDFPKATLHDLSTIFEDEFFETKKVVHLPLKFQP comes from the coding sequence ATGGATGAGATTCTGAAATATTTTCCTGATTTGACAGACATTCAAATCGAACAATTTCAAAAATTAGACTTTTTATATCACGACTGGAACGAAAAAATTAATGTTATCTCAAGAAAAGACATTGATTCATTATATATAAAACACATCCTGCATTCTCTTGGAATTGCAAAAATCATGAAATTCGAACCCGGAGCAACTGTTTTGGATGTTGGAACCGGAGGTGGTTTTCCAGGAATTCCGCTGGCAATTCTTTTTCCTGAAACCCGTTTTTATTTAATTGATGTGATTGCCAAAAAAATAAGGGTAGTACAGGGTGTTGTAGATGCCTTGGAATTAAAAAATGTAAAAGCAGAACAAAAACGTGCCGAACTTGTAAAAGGTGATTTCGATTTCATAGTAAGCCGGGCCGTAACCAATATGCCGGATTTCGTGTCATGGATTCATGATAAGATCAAAAAACAGCACAAGCATACCTTAAAAAACGGGATCTTGTATTTAAAAGGCGGGGATTTAACTGAGGAATTAAAAGACTTTCCGAAAGCTACTTTACATGACTTATCTACAATTTTTGAAGATGAATTTTTTGAAACCAAAAAAGTGGTTCATTTGCCATTGAAATTTCAGCCTTAA